Within the Gemmatimonadaceae bacterium genome, the region GTCGGACTTCGCAATCGGGCAGCGTCGGGAATCTTTCCTCTCCCGGCTGAGGCTGCGCGGAAGTCTGGGCACAAGTGCACGCGGTGTGATCGGCCGCGGCGGTCGTGAGCTCGTTCTCTCGACCATCGCCGGCAACATCGCAATTACAGCCAACTAACAATCTTCAAGACGGTGTGAAATGCGCACACTCCAGCGCGAGCTGTATCTAACAACGACGTTTTTCACTCTGATTGCGGCCCCTGCCTTCGCTCAGGTGCCGTCACCCGACGCGGATTCGTTCCGGATCACGGTCCGCGAAAACCGGATGAAGAAGAACAGCCGGCCGCTTTCTCTTGCAGCTCTTCGGTTCGCGGGGACGGGTGCAGAGAAAGGCATACCTCTCATCTATGTATCGGGCGGAAGCGGCGCGGGGACATCCGCCGTTCGCGGAGCACGCCGGCCATTCTTCGAAGCTCTCCGCGAGCTCGGCGACGTTGTGGCTTTCGACATTCGCGGAACGGGACGCAGCACACCGCGGCTGTCCTGCAACGTGCAGCTCGGACTGGACATGACGGTTCCGCTCACACGTGCCGCGCTGATCACTGCGACGCGCGGCACAAACAAGCGATGCGCGGATTCGCTGCAAGCGAAGGGGTTTGACCTTTCTGGATACAATGCGCGTGAAGTCGTCGCAGATATCGACGAGCTTCGCAGGCACCTCGGCGCCGAGCGCATCCGGTTGTTCGGGACGAGCACGGGGACTCACATCGTGCTCGAGTACGTGCGCGAGCATCCGGAGCGAGTCGCGTCCGTTTTCCTCGCCGGCACCGAAGGTCCCGGGCAAACTGCTCATCTACCCGGCGGCATGGACACGGCGGTCATGACACTTGCTGCGGGCAAGCCTCAGATCGTCGAGCTGATGCGATCGGTATTCACCACGCTCGATGGCAGCCCCGTCACAGTCGACGTGAAAGGCGCGAAGGTCGGCATCGGCGGCTACGACGTTCGCGTGTTCGTTGCCTCGACGCTTGGCGATCGCAAGCAGATGGCGATGCTCGAGCCGCTGTTTGGTGCGATGAAGTCGGGAAATTACGGGAACGTGGCCGGTCTCAAGCTGCAGGCGTTGAATCAGCCCTTCCAGTCCCCGTGGGAATCACTTCACGATTGCCAGGCCGGGACGTCACGCGCGCGCCACAGCCAGGTGGAAGCCGAGGCTAAGACCGCGCTGCTCGGCTACGCGACGCTCGATTTCGAGGAAGCATGTGACGGATGGGGAGCTCGTTCGCTGCCCGAGACATATCGAAGGCCAGTCAGATCAGCCGTGCCCGCTCTGTTTATAAGCGGGACGCTGGACGGGAGGACGCCCGTTGCGAACGCCGACGAGGTGCGAAAGGGCTTTCGGAATTCGGCCCACCTGATTGTCGATGGGGCGTCTCACGGCGACGACCTGTTCATTTCAACTCCGGCTATCCTGGAGGCCGTGCTGGCCTTCGCCCGGAGGCCATACGCCTCGGTTAGGCGGGCGAGAGCGCGGTAGTCCCTTGTAGGCAGGAAACTGAAGCAAAATCAAGTCTTTACATGCGGACC harbors:
- a CDS encoding alpha/beta fold hydrolase, coding for MRTLQRELYLTTTFFTLIAAPAFAQVPSPDADSFRITVRENRMKKNSRPLSLAALRFAGTGAEKGIPLIYVSGGSGAGTSAVRGARRPFFEALRELGDVVAFDIRGTGRSTPRLSCNVQLGLDMTVPLTRAALITATRGTNKRCADSLQAKGFDLSGYNAREVVADIDELRRHLGAERIRLFGTSTGTHIVLEYVREHPERVASVFLAGTEGPGQTAHLPGGMDTAVMTLAAGKPQIVELMRSVFTTLDGSPVTVDVKGAKVGIGGYDVRVFVASTLGDRKQMAMLEPLFGAMKSGNYGNVAGLKLQALNQPFQSPWESLHDCQAGTSRARHSQVEAEAKTALLGYATLDFEEACDGWGARSLPETYRRPVRSAVPALFISGTLDGRTPVANADEVRKGFRNSAHLIVDGASHGDDLFISTPAILEAVLAFARRPYASVRRARAR